A portion of the Chloroflexota bacterium genome contains these proteins:
- a CDS encoding peroxiredoxin, with the protein MEIKRMPLIGDPFPQMEVVTTHGKLNLPEAFKGKWFVLFSHPADFTPVCTTEFYAFQKRYPEFRKLNTELIGLSVDQVFAHIKWEEWIEEKLGAKIEFPIIADTGAVAETLGLIHPGKGTNTVRAVFIVDPKGIIRAILYYPQELGRNMDEILRMVKAFQVSDAQGVAMPANWPNNELIGDKVIVPPASDVKTAAERPKQFDCYDWWFCYKEQK; encoded by the coding sequence ATGGAAATCAAACGCATGCCCCTTATTGGCGACCCGTTCCCTCAAATGGAAGTTGTCACCACCCACGGCAAACTCAACCTGCCTGAAGCCTTCAAAGGCAAGTGGTTCGTGCTCTTCAGCCACCCCGCCGACTTCACGCCAGTATGCACCACCGAGTTCTACGCTTTCCAAAAGCGCTACCCCGAATTCCGCAAACTGAACACCGAACTCATTGGCCTGAGCGTTGACCAGGTTTTCGCCCACATCAAGTGGGAAGAATGGATTGAAGAAAAACTGGGCGCGAAAATCGAATTCCCCATCATTGCCGACACCGGCGCGGTGGCCGAAACCCTGGGGCTGATTCACCCCGGCAAAGGCACCAACACCGTGCGTGCCGTGTTCATCGTTGACCCCAAGGGCATCATTCGCGCCATTCTCTACTACCCGCAAGAACTGGGGCGCAACATGGATGAAATTCTGCGCATGGTCAAAGCCTTCCAGGTTTCCGACGCCCAGGGCGTGGCTATGCCCGCCAACTGGCCCAACAACGAACTCATCGGCGACAAGGTCATTGTGCCGCCCGCCAGTGATGTCAAGACTGCCGCCGAGCGCCCCAAGCAGTTCGACTGCTACGACTGGTGGTTCTGCTACAAAGAGCAAAAATAA
- the fabF gene encoding beta-ketoacyl-[acyl-carrier-protein] synthase II: MHTHRVVITGLGTLNPLGNDVPTTWQHALEGRSGIGLITLFDASKHKVRIAGEVKGFDPKEHFGSRDARRLDRYSQLAIVAAREAVASAGWQLDHLNRDRIGVIIGSGIGGIGTFAHEMHVYETRGPGRVSPFLVPMMLADTAPGLIAIEFGLRGPNFAVVAACASGTNAIGEAFQVIRRGDADAMLVGGADAVIIPLAMAGLEVMTALSKRNDEPEKASRPFDANRDGFVMGEGATFLALETLEHAQARGANIIAEVVGYGATNDAFHITAPDPDGSGAALCIRNALESAGLKPEQISYINAHGTSTRLNDKSETAAIKAVFGEHAYRIPVSSTKSMTGHLLGGAGALETMFSALAIRDGILPPTINYETPDPECDLDYVPNQARRADVRYVLSNSFGFGGHNGSIILGRFEG, encoded by the coding sequence ATGCACACACACCGCGTCGTCATCACTGGCCTGGGCACCCTCAATCCCTTAGGCAACGACGTCCCGACCACGTGGCAACACGCGCTGGAAGGCCGTTCAGGCATCGGCCTCATTACGCTGTTCGACGCCAGCAAACACAAAGTGCGCATTGCCGGCGAGGTCAAAGGCTTCGACCCCAAAGAACATTTCGGCAGCCGCGACGCGCGGCGGTTAGACCGTTACAGCCAACTTGCCATCGTCGCCGCGCGGGAAGCCGTTGCCAGCGCCGGTTGGCAACTGGACCACCTCAACCGCGACCGCATCGGCGTGATCATCGGTAGCGGCATTGGCGGCATTGGCACCTTTGCACACGAAATGCACGTTTACGAAACCCGCGGGCCGGGGCGCGTCAGTCCTTTCCTCGTGCCCATGATGCTCGCCGATACCGCGCCGGGGCTGATAGCGATTGAATTTGGCCTGCGGGGCCCCAACTTCGCCGTGGTGGCGGCTTGCGCCAGCGGCACCAACGCCATCGGCGAGGCCTTCCAGGTCATCCGCCGCGGCGATGCCGACGCCATGCTTGTGGGGGGGGCCGACGCGGTCATCATTCCCCTCGCGATGGCCGGCCTGGAAGTCATGACCGCACTTTCCAAACGCAACGACGAACCCGAAAAAGCCTCCCGTCCCTTCGACGCCAACCGCGATGGCTTCGTGATGGGTGAAGGGGCCACCTTCCTGGCCCTGGAAACCCTGGAGCACGCCCAGGCTCGCGGCGCGAACATCATCGCCGAGGTCGTGGGCTACGGCGCGACCAATGATGCCTTCCACATCACCGCCCCCGACCCCGACGGCAGCGGCGCGGCGCTCTGTATCCGCAACGCGCTGGAAAGCGCCGGGCTGAAGCCCGAGCAAATCAGTTACATCAACGCCCACGGCACCAGCACCCGCCTGAACGACAAAAGTGAAACCGCAGCCATCAAAGCCGTCTTCGGCGAGCACGCCTACCGCATTCCCGTGTCTTCCACCAAATCTATGACCGGCCACCTCTTGGGCGGCGCAGGCGCGCTGGAAACCATGTTCTCCGCCCTCGCCATCCGCGACGGCATCCTGCCGCCCACCATCAATTACGAAACACCCGACCCCGAATGCGACCTGGATTACGTGCCCAACCAGGCGCGCCGCGCCGATGTCCGCTATGTGCTTTCCAACTCTTTTGGCTTCGGCGGCCACAACGGCAGCATCATCCTCGGACGCTTCGAAGGGTAA
- a CDS encoding ketoacyl-ACP synthase III, whose protein sequence is MTRYAHITGWGVALPEHVLTNQDLEQMVDTSDEWIVSRTGIRERRIAAPDQTTASLGADAAIEALKVAGLKPTDVDLIIVASSSPEHIFPATACIVQDILGATRAGAFDLSAACTGFIFALNMAAQAIRSGSINNAVVIGAETLSRIVNWQDRNTCILFGDGAGAFVLQASSEPGGVLEAVMHADGSGADVLMLPAGGSKLPTSADTVAHGLHYVRMDGRPVFRFATRVMAEATREVVEKAGLSLDDIDLIVPHQANYRILEVAARGLKMPMEKFMINLDKYGNTSTASIPIAAAEAAEQGRLRRGDKVVLVGFGGGLTYGALVAEWTGPLPNRPEVNPERYRLWAKVRSTGLRLKRKVLAKTLGDDKLGG, encoded by the coding sequence ATGACCCGATACGCGCACATCACCGGCTGGGGTGTGGCATTGCCGGAGCACGTCTTGACCAATCAAGACCTGGAGCAAATGGTCGACACCAGCGACGAATGGATCGTCAGCCGCACAGGCATTCGAGAACGTCGCATCGCCGCCCCCGACCAGACCACCGCCAGTCTGGGCGCCGATGCCGCCATCGAAGCCCTCAAAGTGGCCGGTCTCAAACCCACCGATGTGGATCTCATCATCGTTGCCAGTTCTTCGCCAGAACACATCTTCCCGGCCACGGCCTGCATCGTGCAAGATATTCTCGGCGCGACCCGCGCCGGGGCTTTCGACTTATCGGCAGCATGCACCGGCTTCATCTTTGCCCTCAACATGGCCGCCCAGGCCATTCGCTCAGGCAGCATCAACAACGCGGTGGTCATTGGGGCCGAAACCCTTTCCCGCATCGTGAACTGGCAAGACCGCAACACCTGCATTCTTTTCGGCGACGGGGCGGGGGCTTTCGTGCTACAGGCTTCCAGCGAACCGGGCGGGGTGCTGGAAGCCGTCATGCACGCCGACGGCTCCGGGGCCGACGTACTCATGCTGCCCGCAGGCGGCAGCAAACTGCCCACTTCGGCCGATACCGTCGCCCACGGCCTTCACTACGTCCGCATGGATGGGCGGCCGGTGTTTCGTTTTGCCACCCGCGTGATGGCCGAAGCCACGCGCGAAGTGGTCGAAAAGGCCGGGCTGTCGTTAGACGACATTGACCTCATTGTACCCCACCAGGCCAACTACCGCATTCTGGAAGTCGCCGCGCGGGGGCTCAAAATGCCGATGGAAAAGTTCATGATCAACCTGGACAAATACGGCAACACCTCTACCGCCTCGATTCCGATTGCTGCCGCCGAAGCCGCCGAACAGGGCCGCCTGCGCCGGGGCGATAAAGTGGTGCTGGTGGGCTTCGGCGGCGGGTTGACCTATGGGGCGCTGGTTGCCGAATGGACGGGGCCTCTCCCCAATCGCCCCGAAGTCAACCCCGAGCGCTACCGCCTGTGGGCCAAAGTACGTTCCACCGGCCTGCGGCTCAAGCGCAAGGTGCTTGCCAAAACCCTGGGCGACGACAAACTGGGCGGGTAG
- a CDS encoding response regulator, which translates to MTTRVLCIEDEPEMIELIRLILARGGYEVLGAESGLDALELLATTPDIDLILLDLMMPEMDGWEVYQRLKADERTRDIPVIVVTAKAQRIDRVLGLYIVGVDDYITKPFSPKMLLESVKQILERKKGNGAQNSTSHSPPEADKSPQTPSESA; encoded by the coding sequence ATGACCACACGGGTCTTGTGCATTGAAGACGAGCCCGAAATGATCGAACTCATCCGCCTCATCCTGGCCCGAGGCGGATATGAAGTGTTGGGCGCAGAAAGTGGTCTCGACGCGCTGGAACTCCTCGCCACCACCCCCGACATTGACCTGATTTTGCTCGACCTGATGATGCCGGAAATGGATGGCTGGGAAGTTTACCAGCGGCTTAAGGCCGACGAGCGCACGCGCGATATTCCTGTGATTGTCGTGACCGCCAAAGCCCAACGCATTGATCGCGTGCTCGGGCTCTACATTGTGGGCGTGGACGACTACATCACCAAGCCTTTCTCGCCCAAAATGCTTTTAGAGAGCGTCAAACAAATTCTGGAACGCAAAAAAGGCAACGGCGCCCAAAACTCCACCAGCCACTCGCCACCCGAAGCCGACAAATCGCCCCAAACCCCATCAGAAAGTGCTTGA
- a CDS encoding DUF192 domain-containing protein, translating to MSHYRVQNLTHPFETPLHVQPCESFRCRLLGLMGRRDLSPHEGLLFRWPREGRLETAIHMLFMRFPIAVIWLNAAQEVVDARLARPWVDFLVPRAPARYVLEIHPSRLPDFAPGDHIAWHVA from the coding sequence ATGTCACACTACCGCGTGCAAAACCTGACCCACCCCTTTGAAACCCCTTTGCACGTTCAGCCTTGCGAAAGTTTCCGCTGCCGCCTGCTGGGGCTGATGGGGCGACGCGACCTTTCCCCACACGAGGGCCTGCTGTTTCGCTGGCCCCGCGAAGGGCGGCTTGAAACCGCCATTCACATGCTGTTCATGCGCTTTCCCATCGCCGTCATCTGGCTAAATGCCGCGCAAGAAGTCGTTGACGCCCGCCTCGCCCGCCCGTGGGTGGACTTCCTGGTACCGCGCGCCCCAGCCCGCTACGTGCTGGAAATTCACCCCTCCCGCCTGCCCGATTTTGCCCCCGGAGATCACATCGCCTGGCATGTTGCCTAA
- a CDS encoding LysM peptidoglycan-binding domain-containing protein has protein sequence MLPKTLRTLLLTLLLALMVLPASAARAQGQAETPYYIVQPGDTLSAIAYRFGVDMKTLAQANDIANPADLKIGQKLVIPGLEGVHGQLSTRTVAFGDSLTGLSRVLHLPENTLMRLNRVVSPYQLFAGRSLIVPITAAKQKTFPQRILTGQHSLLETALQHGQSPWALALTNQLPGTWATLPGDVLALPGTSSPPTASAFPQQLTAKVLPSQWTQGRTGEVRLEAPKDAQITGTFGEHTLHFFFWKAQTWVALQGVFALASPGLYPLTLDVTLPDGRAFRFDQAIRVQRGQYAYERLIVPASLLNPQLNKEEEARFEALTAPATPTRYWQGVFKAPEAPPLDTCHPSYFGTRRNYNDTFYWYHTGLDFCGRVGTPIYAPADGVVVFAGQTEIHGNVTIIDHGWGVYTTYCHQSEILVKKGQRVHTGELIGKVGRTGRVTGPHLHWEVWVGDVPVDPQEWLSQAFP, from the coding sequence ATGTTGCCTAAAACCCTTCGCACCCTCTTGCTCACATTGCTGCTGGCCCTCATGGTGTTGCCCGCATCCGCAGCACGCGCCCAAGGCCAGGCCGAGACGCCTTATTACATCGTGCAACCCGGCGACACCCTCTCGGCCATTGCCTATCGCTTTGGGGTGGATATGAAAACCCTGGCGCAGGCCAACGACATCGCCAACCCCGCTGACCTGAAAATCGGGCAAAAACTGGTCATTCCGGGGCTGGAAGGCGTGCACGGCCAGCTCAGCACGCGCACCGTCGCCTTCGGCGACTCGCTCACAGGGCTTAGCCGGGTGCTGCATCTGCCAGAAAACACCCTCATGCGGCTCAACCGGGTAGTTTCGCCCTACCAACTGTTTGCCGGGCGCTCGCTCATCGTCCCCATCACCGCCGCCAAGCAAAAGACCTTCCCTCAACGGATCTTGACAGGGCAACATTCACTGCTGGAAACTGCCCTCCAACATGGCCAAAGCCCCTGGGCGCTGGCCCTGACCAACCAGTTACCGGGCACATGGGCCACCCTGCCGGGCGACGTCCTCGCCCTGCCCGGCACCAGCAGCCCGCCCACCGCTTCCGCCTTCCCCCAACAACTGACGGCGAAAGTGCTGCCCTCGCAGTGGACCCAGGGCCGCACCGGCGAAGTGCGCCTGGAAGCCCCCAAAGACGCCCAAATTACCGGCACATTTGGCGAACACACCCTCCATTTCTTCTTCTGGAAAGCCCAAACGTGGGTGGCTTTGCAGGGTGTGTTTGCCCTGGCCTCCCCCGGGCTTTACCCGCTCACCCTGGACGTCACCCTGCCCGATGGGCGTGCCTTCCGCTTCGACCAGGCTATTCGCGTACAACGCGGCCAATACGCCTACGAGCGGCTCATCGTGCCTGCCAGTCTACTCAACCCGCAACTCAACAAGGAAGAAGAAGCCCGCTTCGAAGCCCTGACCGCACCCGCCACCCCGACCCGCTACTGGCAAGGCGTTTTCAAAGCCCCCGAAGCCCCGCCGCTCGACACCTGCCACCCCTCTTACTTCGGCACCCGCCGCAACTACAACGACACCTTTTATTGGTATCACACCGGCCTGGACTTCTGCGGGCGCGTCGGCACGCCCATTTACGCCCCTGCCGACGGCGTGGTGGTGTTTGCCGGCCAGACCGAAATCCACGGCAACGTCACCATCATCGATCATGGCTGGGGCGTCTACACCACTTACTGCCACCAATCGGAAATTCTGGTCAAGAAAGGCCAGCGCGTCCACACCGGCGAACTCATCGGCAAAGTAGGCCGCACGGGGCGCGTCACCGGCCCACACCTTCACTGGGAAGTGTGGGTGGGCGACGTGCCAGTGGACCCGCAAGAATGGCTCTCGCAAGCCTTCCCGTAA
- a CDS encoding DUF2007 domain-containing protein yields MNERWTVVLTTYNQAQADILRGLLEAQGIPARLLQEPAARALGLQVGPLGEIQIAVPESREADARAVVDAFFRGDFEDDSAP; encoded by the coding sequence ATGAACGAGCGATGGACGGTGGTGTTGACCACATACAATCAGGCGCAGGCCGATATTTTGCGCGGCTTGCTGGAAGCCCAGGGCATCCCGGCGCGATTGCTGCAAGAGCCTGCGGCTCGCGCCTTGGGGTTGCAGGTAGGCCCGCTGGGGGAGATTCAGATTGCCGTGCCGGAAAGTCGTGAAGCCGATGCGCGTGCCGTGGTTGATGCTTTCTTCCGCGGCGATTTTGAGGACGATAGCGCCCCTTAG
- a CDS encoding thiol peroxidase — protein MLERKGLIKFGDNDITVIGPDITPGQQAPEFTAHTRDWRTVSVLAETAGKVRIIAALPSIDTPVCDLEGQKFNEAATALSDDIVIVTISADLPFAQQRWCGDHGIERLLVVSDHMEMAFGKKYGCLMKEVRLLRRAVFVVDRNDKVVYADYMKALGDEPNYDEVLQAAKAALAA, from the coding sequence ATGTTAGAGCGCAAAGGTCTCATCAAATTCGGGGATAACGACATCACCGTGATCGGCCCCGATATCACGCCGGGGCAACAAGCGCCGGAGTTCACCGCCCACACCCGCGACTGGCGCACGGTTTCCGTGCTGGCCGAAACCGCGGGCAAGGTGCGCATCATTGCCGCGCTGCCTTCCATCGACACCCCCGTGTGCGACCTGGAAGGCCAGAAATTCAACGAAGCCGCGACCGCTCTCAGCGATGATATCGTCATCGTCACCATCAGCGCCGACCTGCCCTTTGCCCAACAGCGCTGGTGCGGCGATCACGGCATCGAGCGCTTGCTGGTCGTCTCGGACCACATGGAGATGGCATTCGGCAAAAAATACGGCTGCCTGATGAAAGAGGTTCGCCTGCTGCGGCGTGCGGTGTTCGTCGTCGACCGCAACGACAAAGTAGTTTACGCCGACTACATGAAGGCCTTAGGTGACGAACCCAACTACGACGAAGTGCTGCAAGCCGCCAAAGCCGCCCTGGCGGCATAA
- a CDS encoding Hsp20/alpha crystallin family protein, translating to MFSLLSAVPTESDDPEGAWLLDIRWKHYPSTWRPPTDVFETPEAIIVRVEIAGMRTDDFRLSLEAQTLVISGIRHDPDLGSAYHRLEIPFGQFQVTVVLPAPVDEARVEAEYRDGFLRIRLPKRRAHTVAIRPGQ from the coding sequence ATGTTCTCCCTCTTGAGCGCCGTTCCCACCGAAAGCGATGACCCGGAAGGGGCATGGCTGCTCGACATTCGCTGGAAGCACTACCCCAGCACGTGGCGACCTCCCACCGATGTTTTCGAGACCCCCGAAGCCATCATCGTGCGGGTGGAAATCGCCGGTATGCGCACCGACGACTTTCGTCTTTCCCTGGAAGCGCAGACGCTGGTCATCAGTGGCATTCGCCACGACCCCGACCTGGGTTCGGCCTACCACCGCCTGGAAATCCCCTTCGGGCAATTTCAGGTGACGGTCGTGTTGCCCGCACCGGTCGACGAAGCCCGCGTGGAAGCCGAGTATCGCGACGGCTTCCTGCGCATCCGCCTGCCCAAGCGGCGCGCCCACACCGTCGCCATCCGCCCCGGCCAATGA